CTGGTGACCGGTCGTCGATGAGCCGCGGCAGGACGTCCGCCCAAGGTATTGCCCCTCCCGGCCCGCCGTGCTTATGGTCACCCCGTTTGTCGAATCGATTCGAATGATTCGAGGAAGCCGACGGACCCCCAAGACGGGCCGGTGGAGGTGGAGATGACCACGATCAAGGACGTCGCCGAGCGCGCAGGCGTCGCGCCGAGCACCGTGTCGTACGTCCTGAGCGGGTCGCGCAAAATCTCCGAGGACACCCGGCGCGCGGTGCGGGCCGCGATCGACGAGCTCGGATATCACCCGCGCGCGAGTGCGCGCACGCTGCGCAGCGCACGGACCCGGGTGCTCGCGCTGGCCGCGCCACGCGTGCCCGGGGCGTACCGGGCGATCGACGGGCGGTTCGCGATCGACGTCACCGACGCCGCCCGTGTGCACGGGTACGACGTGCTGCTGATGACGGACGGCGACGGCGTCGGTGGGCTGCGCCGGGTGGCCCGCAGCAGGCTCGCGGACGCCGCGGTGCTGATGGCGGTCGAGGACCGCGACCCCCGTGTCGAGGTCCTGCGCGAACTGGGCTTCCCCGGGGCGCTGCTCGGTCACGACGATCACGCGGCGCTGCCCTGGACCGACCTCGACTGGGAGGCCGCCGTCGCCCTCGCCGTGCGTGAGACCGCCGCTGCCGGCCACCGGCGGATCCTCTTCCTCTCGTCGGCCGAGCACGAGGTCGCCGCACGCCGTGGCTATGCCCTGCACGGCCTCGACGGCGCGCGGCGAGCGGCCGTCGAGACCGGGGCCGATGTCCGCGTGATCCCGTCCCACCTCGCCCCGGACGTCCTCGCGCGGCGGCTGAGCGAGGCGCTGGCCGCGCGGCCCGTCCCGACCGCGCTGGTCGTCCAGCACCTGATCCTCCTCCCCCGCCTGCTGGACGCGGTGGCGGCGGCCGGGTTGCGGATTCCCCACGATCTGACCGTCGTGCTCGTCGGCAGCCTCCCCGACGAGATGGGCATCCGGCATCTGCCGCGGATCGATCTGCCCGTCGCGGAGATGTCCACGGCAGTGGCCCGGCTCGCCATCGACGCGATCGGCCCCGGCCGCGACGACCGGTCATCGACTTCGCGGGAGTCCCTCGGGGCACCTGCCCCGAGCATGCCCTCCGGCGCGCCGCACCACCTGATCCAGCCGCGGATGGCCGGGCCCGTCATCGCCCCGCCGTCGCCCGGCTGACCACTCGGACCGCCCGTACGGCACGGCCGGCGACGCTTCATCGCCGGACCACCGCATGTCCACAGTCGCACATGTAACGGAGGATCAACCTTGCCGTTCTTAGGACGCAGCAGAACAGGACGCGGACGCGTTCCCGCGTTCGCCGTCACCCTTGCCTGTGTCATCGTCGCGCCAGGGCTGGCCGGCTGTGCCGCGGAGCCCGACCCGGGCACTGTCACCGTGCTCAACTCGGCGACCGACACCGCCGAACACACCGCCAATCAGCGGTTCTTCGACCGCTGCGGCAAACCGCTCGGCCTGAGGGTCGAGCAGATCAGCGTGCCCGCCGACCAGATCGCCTCCAAGGCGCTTCGGATGGCGTCGTCCGACTCGCTCACCGACATCCTGGAGCTCGACGGCTCGGAGCTGCCCCAGTTCGCACAGACCGAGGGCCTGCGGCCGCTCGACGCGGTCGGGGTCGACACCTCCGGCCTCTCCGCGAGCGCGAAGTCCCTCGGGTCCTACGACGGCACCCAGTACGGGATCGCCCGTTCCGTCAACTCCCTCGCGCTGATCTACAACACCGAGCTCCTCAAGGACGCG
This is a stretch of genomic DNA from Streptomyces hawaiiensis. It encodes these proteins:
- a CDS encoding LacI family DNA-binding transcriptional regulator; the protein is MTTIKDVAERAGVAPSTVSYVLSGSRKISEDTRRAVRAAIDELGYHPRASARTLRSARTRVLALAAPRVPGAYRAIDGRFAIDVTDAARVHGYDVLLMTDGDGVGGLRRVARSRLADAAVLMAVEDRDPRVEVLRELGFPGALLGHDDHAALPWTDLDWEAAVALAVRETAAAGHRRILFLSSAEHEVAARRGYALHGLDGARRAAVETGADVRVIPSHLAPDVLARRLSEALAARPVPTALVVQHLILLPRLLDAVAAAGLRIPHDLTVVLVGSLPDEMGIRHLPRIDLPVAEMSTAVARLAIDAIGPGRDDRSSTSRESLGAPAPSMPSGAPHHLIQPRMAGPVIAPPSPG